CAGCAGTGATCAAAGCGTTCTTGATGGTGGTCCAGGTGTTGGTCATCAGCTCGCGGACCCGGGGATCGTCCAGCACCTGTTCCTTGACCGCATCGGCCTTGGCCATGGTCTTGGGATCCTCCTGCAGGTCCCGGGCCACTCCGGTGAGGTAGTTGTCCAGCGCCACGCGCAGCTGGTGGTTGGGGTTTTCCTGCACATCCACCAGGAACCGCTCGGCCTGGATCTGCACCCGCTCGCCCACCAGGTCATCCACGAAGGCCGGAACCCACGACGGCGACCGCTCGGTCACGAGCTTGCCGATGACTTCGGGGTTCGCCAGCACCCAATCCGCCAGGCTGTCCACGACCAGGTTCACCAGCTGGTGGTGATGGCCCTCCTCGAAGATCCGCTGGGCCATCCGCCCGGCGGGCGGTCCCCACTGCGGGTCCACGACATGCCGGCGGAACATGGATTCCAGGACGTCCCGGACGGCGTCGTCATCAAGAACACGCAGGGCTCCGCGGATGGCTGCCGCCCCCTCCGTGGCCACCCGTTCCGCCCCCTCGGGACGGGCCAGCCAGGCGCCCGCCTTGGCTGCTACGTGCATGGAGTCGAGCTTCTCCCGGATGATTTCCTCGGCCAGGAAGTTCTGCTCCACGAACTGGCCCAGCGAGGCCCCGATCTGGTCCTTCTTTTCGGGAATGATGGCCGTGTGGGGGATCTTCACGCCCATTGGATGCTTGAAAAGCGCCGTTACGGCGAACCAGTCGGCCAGGGCGCCCACCATCCCGCCCTCGGCGGCGGCGCGGACATATTCCAGCCACGGGTACCTGTCCTGCAGGGCGAAGGAGAAAACAAAAATGACAGCCAGGAGGATCAGCAGGCCTGTGGCCAGCATCTTCATGCGCCGCAGGGCGTAGGCACGCTGTTCGTCGGTAGGCGGGGCAACCACGCTCACGCGTGTACCTCCTTCGCGGATAAGGACATCTTTGAGGTTGACGCGTGTTTCACTACCGCTCCCTAATCCAGTGCGGTCCGCCGCCGGAAGTTCTGCGCGGGACCACCCCAATCTAATCAGTGATTGCGGCCGACGCGCTACGAGCGCCGGATCCGTGCAGGGGCCTTGTGGTTGAGTAGTGCCATGGCATCCCCAATAGAGGATTACGCGCTGGTTTCGGACCTGCACACCGGAGCACTTATTTCGCGGAACGGCAGCATGGACTGGCTCTGCCTGCCCAGGTTCGATTCGCCGTCGGTCTTCGGCGCGCTGCTGGGGGACAGTGACCACGGCAGGTGGCTGCTGGCACCGGACGACCCAGCGGCGACCGTCACGCACCGCGGCTATGTTGAATCCACCTTCGTGCTCCGCACACACTGGCAGACCCCCACCGGCGCGGTCCGGGTCACGGATTTCATGCCGGTGAAGGACCGGCGGGCGTCCCTCGTGCGGCGGATTGAGGGCCTGAGCGGCAGTGTGGAGATGCGGCAGGAACTGAAAATCCGCTTTGATTACGGCACGGTCATTCCCTGGGTTTTCCGGGGGCGGGACGACACCGGCGAACACCTTTCCGCCATCGCGGGTCCCGGTGCGCTGGTCCTGCGCGGCCCCAGCCTGCCGGAAGCGGACAACCACCGCCACGTGGGGCGGTTTACGGTCCGGGCAGGGGACTGCGTGGACCTGGACCTCACCTGGTACCCCTCACACCGGCCCGTGCCGCCTCGGATGGACGTGGACGCAGCCCTGCTGCGGACCACCGCCTACTGGCAGGACTGGGGGCGGCGCGGCCTCCGGGATGTTCCCTAC
This window of the Arthrobacter sp. zg-Y919 genome carries:
- a CDS encoding DUF445 domain-containing protein, which translates into the protein MKMLATGLLILLAVIFVFSFALQDRYPWLEYVRAAAEGGMVGALADWFAVTALFKHPMGVKIPHTAIIPEKKDQIGASLGQFVEQNFLAEEIIREKLDSMHVAAKAGAWLARPEGAERVATEGAAAIRGALRVLDDDAVRDVLESMFRRHVVDPQWGPPAGRMAQRIFEEGHHHQLVNLVVDSLADWVLANPEVIGKLVTERSPSWVPAFVDDLVGERVQIQAERFLVDVQENPNHQLRVALDNYLTGVARDLQEDPKTMAKADAVKEQVLDDPRVRELMTNTWTTIKNALITAADDPDSELTRNFKSALQDFGTRLINEPDLAAKVNGYVADAAGYLVRTYSSDIAGVITETVERWDAKETSEKIELQVGKDLQFIRINGTVVGSLAGLAIFTVATAVFG